One Pirellulaceae bacterium genomic region harbors:
- a CDS encoding alkaline phosphatase: protein MSQWRLWLVWFCLSFAASTSLPADHLRALQKRADENSRAEWGRWGADRKKYSSWTSHSNRLIPIYTFGIDLRAYRGVYSPYRNQRKIQRLYDGMSPGSLNPAANYFDQTDVYRIQKRAVNSGKKYIILMVFDGMDWQTTQAAAIHAAQNVYTEGRGSGLSFQDYRRVTTDYGFFVTSPHNVGTQVDVNAQAVLNPGGTERGGYSARLGGATPWAVPGSDTYLLGKLRAVPHVVTDSASSATSMTSGKKTFNTAINVDPNGAHLIPLPRQLQAERDFSIGVVTSVPISHATPAAAYANNVSRNDYQDLTRDLIGLPSISHRRKALDGVDVLLGGGWGELVNGDEKQGSNFVRGNKFLTDADRKRIDLNNGGKYVVVQRERGQSGAATLLAAGREAYRKKARLVGFFGAGGGNLPFQTADGKYNPHKLAYDASDLSENPTLANMTRVALGVLSRNSQGFWLMIEAGDVDWANHANNLDNSIGAVLSGDAAFKTVTSWIEKNKAWDETVLILTADHGHYFVLNDPTILISPATGGTVDE, encoded by the coding sequence ATGTCACAATGGCGACTTTGGTTGGTTTGGTTTTGCCTGTCATTCGCAGCCTCAACTTCGTTGCCTGCCGACCACCTGCGGGCGTTGCAAAAACGGGCTGATGAAAACTCACGAGCCGAATGGGGGCGCTGGGGGGCGGACCGAAAAAAATATTCGAGTTGGACGAGTCACTCCAACCGCTTGATCCCGATTTATACGTTCGGAATCGATTTGCGTGCCTACCGGGGAGTTTACAGTCCCTATCGCAATCAGCGGAAGATTCAACGTCTCTACGATGGTATGTCTCCAGGCTCGTTAAATCCGGCCGCAAATTACTTTGACCAAACCGACGTCTACCGGATCCAGAAAAGGGCGGTTAACTCCGGCAAAAAATATATCATCTTGATGGTGTTTGATGGGATGGATTGGCAAACGACTCAAGCTGCCGCGATTCACGCGGCTCAAAATGTTTATACCGAGGGTCGGGGATCGGGCTTGAGTTTTCAGGATTATCGGCGAGTTACGACAGACTATGGTTTTTTTGTGACTAGCCCGCACAACGTCGGAACACAGGTTGATGTGAATGCTCAAGCCGTATTGAACCCGGGTGGAACGGAACGCGGTGGCTATTCAGCCCGACTGGGGGGAGCGACTCCTTGGGCGGTTCCCGGTAGCGACACTTATTTGCTGGGAAAATTGCGTGCGGTTCCCCATGTCGTCACGGATTCAGCTTCGTCGGCCACGTCGATGACCAGCGGTAAAAAGACTTTTAACACCGCCATCAACGTCGATCCCAACGGAGCCCATTTGATACCTCTGCCGCGCCAGTTGCAGGCTGAACGAGATTTTTCCATCGGTGTCGTTACTAGCGTGCCCATCAGCCATGCGACTCCGGCGGCCGCTTATGCCAACAATGTTTCGCGGAATGATTATCAAGACTTGACGAGGGATCTGATCGGTTTACCCTCGATTTCACATCGACGCAAAGCCTTGGATGGCGTTGACGTTTTGTTGGGCGGTGGCTGGGGTGAGTTGGTGAACGGAGATGAGAAACAAGGGAGTAACTTTGTCCGGGGAAATAAGTTTTTGACGGACGCGGATCGAAAGCGAATCGACCTTAACAACGGCGGTAAATACGTGGTAGTGCAGCGTGAACGGGGCCAGTCCGGCGCGGCAACGTTGTTGGCGGCTGGGCGCGAAGCCTATCGGAAAAAAGCTCGGCTGGTGGGCTTCTTTGGAGCAGGCGGCGGCAACTTGCCTTTCCAAACAGCAGATGGGAAATACAATCCCCACAAGCTTGCCTACGACGCCTCGGATCTCTCAGAAAACCCAACTCTTGCGAACATGACCCGGGTGGCCTTGGGAGTGCTGTCGCGTAATTCCCAGGGCTTTTGGTTGATGATCGAAGCGGGGGATGTTGACTGGGCAAATCACGCCAACAATCTCGATAATTCGATCGGCGCAGTCCTGAGTGGCGACGCGGCGTTTAAAACAGTGACAAGCTGGATTGAGAAAAATAAAGCTTGGGACGAAACGGTTTTAATCCTCACGGCCGACCATGGGCATTATTTCGTTCTCAATGATCCGACGATTTTGATTTCGCCGGCGACCGGAGGGACCGTCGACGAATGA
- a CDS encoding glycosyl hydrolase, with protein sequence MITIDMELQPRDLVAAIEATWSLAGDKIRSIQASSHEIGGTPVFTIDGRYVAQGWTEWTQGFQYGAAILQFDATDEVEFLDLGRDSTIAQMASHITHIGVHDHGFNQVSTYGNLLRLMREGRIAFSEREQDLYELALKASGAVQAARWTATSENQGYIHSFNGPHSLFCDTIRSLRALALSHRLGHTLWGENDLQISLLERLIQHATATAKYNVYYGEQRDTYDVWGRVSHESIFNVTNGQYRCPSTQQGYSPFTTWTRGLSWIMAGYPELLQFLATVDDHELSPLGGREAIEAIMLRAAMASCDFYLENSPTCGIPYWDTGAPGLSRMNQPLDCPADPFNRFEPVDSSAAAIGVQGLLRLGQLLRSSNPEAANRYWQAGLTVLQNLLREPYLSTSREHQGLLLHTIYHRPRGWDHTPAGASIPQGESCMWGDYHLMEACLYVERVAKGLPEFTFFGPSD encoded by the coding sequence GTGATCACGATCGATATGGAGTTACAACCTCGTGACTTGGTCGCAGCAATCGAGGCGACGTGGTCCCTGGCCGGTGACAAGATACGTTCCATCCAGGCATCGTCCCATGAAATTGGCGGCACACCGGTCTTCACGATCGACGGAAGGTACGTCGCACAAGGCTGGACTGAATGGACGCAGGGCTTTCAATATGGAGCGGCGATTCTTCAATTCGATGCGACGGATGAAGTCGAATTCCTTGACCTGGGACGCGACAGCACCATCGCACAAATGGCGTCCCATATCACACACATTGGCGTTCATGACCACGGCTTCAATCAGGTGAGCACCTATGGAAACCTATTGCGACTTATGAGGGAAGGTCGAATCGCGTTTTCAGAACGAGAACAAGATCTCTATGAACTTGCGCTGAAAGCCAGCGGAGCCGTTCAGGCCGCACGATGGACCGCAACGTCAGAAAATCAAGGGTACATCCACTCGTTCAATGGTCCCCACTCGCTATTCTGCGATACGATTCGCTCATTACGTGCGTTAGCCTTATCACACCGTTTGGGCCACACTCTCTGGGGTGAAAATGACTTACAAATCTCCTTACTTGAGCGTCTCATTCAGCACGCCACCGCGACCGCCAAATACAACGTTTACTACGGCGAACAGCGAGATACTTACGACGTCTGGGGACGCGTCTCCCACGAGAGCATCTTCAATGTGACCAACGGCCAGTATCGCTGTCCGAGTACTCAACAAGGTTACTCTCCGTTTACCACCTGGACGCGTGGCTTATCGTGGATCATGGCCGGCTATCCCGAGCTACTCCAGTTCTTGGCTACTGTCGATGATCACGAACTGTCACCCCTGGGAGGACGGGAGGCTATCGAAGCCATCATGCTGCGAGCCGCAATGGCCTCTTGTGACTTCTACCTAGAGAATTCCCCCACCTGTGGAATTCCCTATTGGGACACGGGCGCGCCCGGTTTGTCCCGCATGAATCAGCCACTCGATTGTCCTGCCGACCCCTTTAATCGTTTCGAGCCAGTCGATAGTTCGGCTGCCGCGATCGGGGTCCAAGGGCTCCTGCGGTTGGGACAACTGCTCCGATCCAGCAACCCAGAAGCGGCCAACAGGTACTGGCAAGCAGGTCTGACGGTGCTGCAAAATCTACTCCGTGAACCCTATCTATCGACTTCTCGCGAACACCAGGGACTGTTACTTCACACGATCTATCACCGTCCCCGTGGCTGGGATCACACCCCTGCGGGGGCCTCAATTCCACAAGGCGAATCCTGCATGTGGGGCGACTATCATCTAATGGAAGCCTGCTTGTACGTTGAACGCGTTGCCAAAGGTTTACCAGAATTCACTTTTTTCGGCCCTTCTGATTGA
- the nadE gene encoding NAD(+) synthase: MKLIKVGAAVLNQTPLDWDGNRDRILSAIQQARDEHVSVLCLPELCITGYGCEDAFHSVGLQETAQQILLEIIPETQGMIVSLGLPLFHRGGLFNTAGLVANGKLLGFVGKQNLAGEGLHYEPRWFKPWPAHTVVETDVGQQSLPLGDLIFECGQIRIGFEICEDAWVANRPGGQLATQGVDMLLNPSASHFAFGKHLVRRRFILDGSRAYSVAYIYANLLGNEAGRAIYDGDAMIASCGKMLATGPRFSFEDSYVTSALVDVDAVRVNRARTASYQPSMERTPQLVEADFSFPLQEVEPAEISRTSWESSETIKEEEFARAISLGLFDYLRKSRSRGFIVSLSGGADSAAVATLCFLMVHFAHQKLGGKKLREKLNYIAGLAETDDAGQMVHKLLTTAYQATQNSSRTTQAAAAGLANALKANHLELDVEEIVQGYTGMIERAVQRPLTWDKDDLTLQNIQARARGPSVWMLANLREALLLATSNRSEAAVGYATMDGDTCGGLSPIAGIDKAFLRQWLVWMQQQGPVDLAPLPILSLVNDQEPTAELRPLAQGQTDEADLMPYDLLDAIERAAIRDKQTPTEVLQQIQINFSHYEDQQLADWIERFFRLWCRNQWKRERYAPSFHVDDENLDPKTWCRFPILNGGFERELREMRRSLSQSKKKPAKDSSA, translated from the coding sequence GTGAAACTTATTAAGGTCGGCGCCGCCGTACTCAACCAAACTCCGCTGGATTGGGACGGCAATCGCGACCGCATATTGAGTGCGATCCAGCAAGCACGCGATGAGCACGTAAGCGTTCTCTGCCTTCCCGAATTATGCATCACGGGTTACGGCTGTGAAGACGCTTTTCATTCCGTCGGCCTGCAGGAGACGGCACAGCAAATTCTGCTGGAAATAATTCCGGAGACCCAGGGCATGATTGTCTCACTGGGCTTACCGCTTTTCCATCGTGGTGGACTTTTCAACACAGCTGGCCTCGTCGCCAACGGGAAGCTACTCGGCTTTGTCGGGAAGCAAAATCTGGCAGGTGAAGGCTTGCACTACGAACCCCGCTGGTTCAAGCCCTGGCCTGCGCACACCGTCGTCGAGACAGACGTCGGTCAACAGTCGCTCCCCTTGGGGGATCTAATTTTCGAGTGCGGCCAGATCCGAATTGGCTTTGAGATCTGTGAAGATGCCTGGGTGGCGAATCGCCCTGGAGGACAATTGGCAACACAGGGTGTCGACATGCTGCTGAATCCGAGTGCGAGTCACTTTGCTTTTGGCAAACACCTTGTGCGACGACGTTTTATTTTGGACGGCTCACGGGCCTATAGTGTTGCCTACATTTACGCGAATCTCCTTGGCAACGAAGCGGGTCGTGCGATCTACGACGGCGACGCCATGATCGCAAGCTGCGGAAAAATGTTGGCCACTGGGCCACGTTTTTCCTTCGAAGACAGCTACGTAACTTCGGCCTTAGTCGACGTCGATGCGGTCCGAGTCAATCGCGCGAGAACTGCCAGTTATCAGCCATCCATGGAGCGGACTCCGCAATTGGTCGAAGCCGATTTTTCCTTTCCCCTCCAGGAGGTCGAACCGGCTGAAATCAGTCGCACCAGTTGGGAAAGTTCGGAAACAATTAAGGAAGAAGAGTTTGCTCGCGCAATTTCACTCGGCTTATTTGATTATTTGCGGAAGAGTCGCTCGCGAGGCTTTATCGTTTCGCTGAGCGGTGGAGCGGATTCCGCTGCCGTAGCCACCTTGTGTTTCTTGATGGTTCATTTCGCCCATCAAAAACTCGGGGGAAAGAAGCTTCGCGAAAAACTGAACTACATCGCAGGGCTGGCGGAGACAGACGATGCCGGCCAAATGGTCCATAAATTGCTAACAACCGCTTACCAGGCGACTCAAAACAGCTCGCGAACCACGCAGGCGGCCGCGGCAGGACTCGCGAACGCACTCAAAGCCAATCACTTGGAATTGGATGTGGAAGAGATCGTCCAGGGATACACCGGAATGATTGAGCGGGCCGTCCAACGGCCGTTGACCTGGGACAAGGACGATCTGACACTGCAAAACATCCAGGCCAGGGCTCGGGGGCCCAGCGTCTGGATGCTCGCCAATCTGCGTGAAGCCCTGCTCCTGGCTACCAGCAATCGCTCGGAAGCGGCCGTCGGCTATGCCACCATGGATGGTGATACTTGCGGAGGTTTATCTCCGATCGCAGGCATTGACAAAGCATTCTTGCGGCAGTGGCTCGTCTGGATGCAGCAGCAAGGACCGGTTGACCTGGCCCCCCTTCCGATTCTCAGTTTGGTCAACGATCAGGAACCGACCGCCGAACTTCGACCTCTGGCCCAAGGGCAGACAGACGAAGCGGACTTGATGCCTTACGACTTGTTAGATGCGATTGAACGTGCGGCCATTCGTGACAAGCAAACGCCGACCGAAGTCCTACAACAAATTCAGATCAATTTTTCGCATTACGAAGATCAGCAACTGGCAGACTGGATCGAACGTTTTTTCCGACTTTGGTGCCGAAACCAATGGAAACGAGAACGTTACGCCCCCTCCTTTCACGTCGATGACGAAAACTTAGATCCTAAAACCTGGTGTCGCTTCCCCATTCTGAATGGCGGCTTCGAACGCGAATTGCGTGAGATGCGTCGTTCACTTTCCCAATCGAAAAAAAAACCTGCTAAGGATTCGTCAGCGTGA
- a CDS encoding peptide chain release factor-like protein, whose translation MTQHPATVPEEQLKAKCTVRFQRRSGPGGQHRNKVETAVVLTHEIEGIEASASERRSQAENLKVALRRMRLNLALNYRTEWTTSSPTWQSRCRKGRLAVNPAHEDFPGLLAEALDALAVHAWDVPPTAEALACSSSQLTRFIKNEPRAFQMLNNQRQQSGRKPLQ comes from the coding sequence GTGACTCAACATCCGGCCACCGTACCTGAAGAACAATTAAAGGCGAAATGCACCGTCAGATTTCAACGACGTTCTGGCCCCGGGGGCCAACACCGTAACAAAGTTGAAACAGCCGTCGTGCTGACGCATGAGATCGAGGGAATTGAAGCGTCCGCCAGCGAACGTCGCAGCCAAGCGGAGAACCTAAAGGTGGCCCTACGGCGGATGCGATTGAACCTGGCGCTGAACTATCGCACCGAATGGACGACAAGCAGTCCGACCTGGCAGAGTCGCTGCCGAAAAGGTCGACTTGCCGTCAATCCGGCACACGAAGATTTTCCAGGTTTGCTCGCAGAGGCGCTGGATGCGTTAGCCGTGCATGCCTGGGACGTCCCACCGACGGCGGAAGCGCTTGCCTGCAGTTCGTCTCAACTCACCCGATTCATCAAAAACGAGCCTCGAGCCTTTCAGATGCTCAACAATCAAAGACAACAGTCCGGACGCAAGCCCCTACAGTAG